A window of the Chloroflexus sp. Y-396-1 genome harbors these coding sequences:
- a CDS encoding dihydrodipicolinate synthase family protein, which produces MADIRGIISAMLTPFVSDVGPVDYEWLPGYLRFLADGGLHGVLALGTTGEGPSMSVAERIRTLEIIMAHRGELSVIAGTGCAALTDTIALSRAAIDLGVDAILVMPPFYIKQPCDLGILAYFRALCDALPAEARVMLYHIPQVTGVPISTSIIDGLLASHSEQFYGIKDSSGDWEHSKMLIDRYPQLRIFTGSDRLIARALTGGAAGAITALSSAFPKLARAVFDAFHQGGDVSAAQARLSAVRDLIDPINTPPALKAALTWTSDLPETALRLPLMPLSNEEVTALRAAYERIMTGS; this is translated from the coding sequence ATGGCAGACATTCGTGGCATCATCAGTGCAATGCTGACCCCCTTTGTTAGCGATGTTGGACCGGTCGATTACGAATGGCTCCCAGGATACCTGCGTTTCCTGGCCGATGGCGGTTTACACGGGGTATTGGCGTTGGGTACAACCGGCGAAGGCCCCTCAATGAGTGTTGCCGAACGGATTCGCACCCTTGAAATCATTATGGCTCATCGTGGCGAACTGAGTGTCATTGCCGGTACCGGCTGCGCAGCGCTTACCGATACCATAGCGCTCAGTCGTGCTGCGATAGACCTGGGTGTCGATGCAATCCTGGTGATGCCACCATTTTACATTAAGCAACCGTGCGATCTCGGCATTCTCGCCTACTTCCGGGCACTGTGTGATGCGCTACCGGCTGAAGCACGAGTAATGCTCTACCATATTCCGCAAGTCACCGGAGTTCCTATCAGCACTTCAATTATTGATGGCTTGTTAGCAAGCCATAGCGAACAGTTTTACGGCATAAAAGACAGTAGCGGCGATTGGGAACATTCTAAAATGCTGATTGATCGCTATCCCCAACTGCGCATCTTTACCGGTAGTGACCGTCTCATCGCCCGTGCTCTGACCGGCGGCGCGGCAGGCGCAATTACAGCCCTCTCTAGTGCCTTCCCGAAACTGGCCCGCGCCGTCTTCGATGCCTTCCATCAGGGTGGCGACGTTTCGGCAGCTCAGGCCCGGCTCAGCGCGGTGCGCGACCTGATTGATCCGATCAATACACCACCCGCACTTAAAGCCGCCTTGACCTGGACGAGTGATTTGCCGGAAACAGCCCTACGCTTGCCACTCATGCCATTGAGCAATGAGGAAGTAACTGCGCTGCGAGCAGCTTATGAGCGAATTATGACCGGCTCGTGA
- a CDS encoding 3-deoxy-7-phosphoheptulonate synthase, with the protein MSQTPLANLHVRELTPLMPPRTLKNELPITPTAAQTVAETRAAIRRILRGEDHRRIMVVGPCSIHDPEAALEYARRLQTLQEPLGDQLLIVMRTYLEKPRTTVGWRGLINDPHLDGSFDMAAGLRIARQLLLAINELGVPVATEMLDPISPQYLDDQISLSTIGARTSEAQTHRALASGVSMPVGFKNGTDGGIQVAVNACVSAAVPHSFLGIDEDGRSAVVRTTGNPDSFVILRGGRYGPNYHLEYIVQATRLMREAERTPAVMIDCSHANSGGDFRRQEAVWQTVLGYMVEESLPIIGMMLESNLFEGKQPLVADRSALRYGVSLTDGCVGWDTTERLLHEAHLALARR; encoded by the coding sequence ATGAGCCAGACTCCATTAGCAAACCTACACGTTCGCGAACTTACGCCACTCATGCCACCGCGAACGCTGAAGAACGAGCTACCGATCACCCCGACCGCAGCCCAGACGGTCGCCGAAACACGAGCGGCGATCCGACGCATCTTGCGTGGTGAAGATCATCGCCGCATCATGGTCGTTGGTCCGTGCTCGATCCACGATCCTGAAGCTGCTCTGGAATATGCCCGTCGCTTACAGACATTGCAGGAACCGCTAGGCGATCAACTCCTGATCGTGATGCGCACTTACCTCGAAAAACCGCGCACCACTGTAGGTTGGCGTGGGTTGATTAACGACCCACATCTCGACGGATCATTTGATATGGCTGCGGGTCTACGGATTGCGCGCCAACTATTACTTGCCATTAATGAGCTAGGTGTACCGGTGGCAACCGAAATGCTCGACCCGATCAGCCCTCAATATCTTGACGACCAGATCAGTCTGTCAACCATTGGCGCCCGCACCAGTGAAGCCCAAACGCATCGCGCATTAGCTAGTGGGGTCTCGATGCCGGTTGGGTTCAAGAATGGCACCGATGGCGGTATTCAGGTGGCGGTGAACGCATGCGTTTCGGCGGCGGTTCCACATAGCTTTCTGGGGATCGACGAAGACGGACGCAGTGCAGTGGTACGTACTACCGGTAATCCCGACAGCTTTGTAATCCTGCGTGGAGGTCGTTATGGCCCCAACTATCACCTGGAATACATTGTGCAGGCAACTCGTCTCATGCGCGAGGCCGAACGCACGCCGGCAGTGATGATCGACTGTAGCCATGCCAACTCTGGCGGTGATTTCCGTCGCCAGGAAGCTGTTTGGCAGACAGTCCTCGGCTACATGGTCGAGGAGTCGCTGCCGATTATCGGGATGATGCTTGAAAGTAATCTCTTCGAGGGCAAACAACCGCTGGTTGCCGACCGCAGCGCTCTGCGTTACGGTGTATCACTCACCGATGGCTGTGTTGGTTGGGATACAACCGAACGGCTGCTCCACGAAGCCCATCTGGCCCTTGCACGAAGGTAA
- a CDS encoding ammonium transporter has product MKLAWRTKIGLGLGFGLGLWFIGSGRAFAQEGPTTTELAVAMNTFFLLVSAFLVFFMQAGFAMLTAGLTRSKNTTNILFKNLMDFVMCSIAFWAVGWGLAYGTSAGGFIGTDQFFLSAITVEGEVPVLASWLFQVVFAGTAATIVAGAMAERTKFTAYLVYSFIISLFIYPVVVHWVWSGSGWLNTYSGSTEGNWGFTDFAGSTVVHSVGGWAALVGAMILGPRLGRFGSDGKPRSIPGHNMSLAALGTFILWLGWFGFNPGSQLAIASQSDADAVAMVAVTTNLAAAAGALGALFTAWLRYGKPDLGQTLNGVLGGLVAITAGCAYVDPLSSIIIGFIAGPIVVLSAELLEKLKIDDPVGAVPVHLFSGIWGTLAVGLFASIPGNTGTTGLFYGGGLTLLISQIVGVVAIGLWTVATAALMFFAIKATIGLRVSKEEEEAGLDIGEHGVLAYPDLVGTPAGSSVSGALAK; this is encoded by the coding sequence ATGAAGCTTGCATGGCGCACAAAGATCGGTCTCGGTCTCGGCTTCGGCCTTGGTCTCTGGTTCATAGGAAGTGGACGCGCTTTTGCTCAGGAAGGACCTACCACTACCGAGCTGGCGGTAGCAATGAACACGTTCTTCCTACTTGTATCTGCTTTCCTGGTCTTCTTTATGCAGGCCGGTTTTGCAATGCTCACGGCCGGTTTGACCCGCTCGAAAAACACCACGAACATCCTGTTTAAGAATTTGATGGACTTCGTAATGTGTTCAATCGCCTTCTGGGCGGTAGGTTGGGGCCTTGCTTACGGCACTTCGGCGGGAGGATTTATCGGCACCGACCAGTTTTTCCTTTCGGCAATCACTGTTGAGGGAGAGGTACCGGTGTTGGCAAGCTGGCTCTTCCAGGTCGTGTTTGCCGGTACTGCTGCGACAATTGTCGCCGGTGCAATGGCCGAGCGCACAAAGTTTACCGCGTACCTGGTCTATAGCTTCATAATTTCTCTCTTCATCTATCCGGTCGTTGTACACTGGGTCTGGAGTGGCTCTGGTTGGCTGAATACGTACAGTGGTAGCACCGAGGGCAACTGGGGATTCACCGATTTTGCCGGTAGCACAGTCGTACACAGTGTAGGTGGCTGGGCCGCGTTGGTTGGTGCGATGATACTGGGTCCGCGCCTTGGTCGCTTTGGATCAGATGGTAAGCCGCGATCAATTCCAGGTCACAATATGTCGCTGGCCGCGCTTGGGACCTTCATTCTCTGGCTCGGCTGGTTTGGTTTCAACCCCGGTTCACAGTTGGCAATTGCTTCGCAGAGCGATGCGGATGCAGTTGCAATGGTTGCCGTGACGACCAACCTGGCAGCGGCGGCCGGTGCGCTAGGCGCCCTCTTCACCGCCTGGCTACGCTATGGAAAGCCAGATCTAGGTCAGACCCTTAACGGTGTCCTTGGTGGTCTAGTTGCAATTACAGCCGGTTGTGCCTACGTTGATCCGCTATCGTCGATCATCATCGGCTTTATTGCAGGCCCAATCGTCGTCCTCTCCGCAGAGCTGCTTGAAAAGCTCAAGATCGATGATCCGGTCGGCGCAGTACCGGTGCACCTGTTTAGTGGTATCTGGGGTACGTTAGCCGTTGGCTTGTTTGCCTCAATCCCTGGCAATACCGGTACGACGGGGTTGTTCTACGGTGGCGGTTTAACACTGCTCATCTCGCAGATTGTTGGCGTGGTGGCTATTGGCTTGTGGACGGTAGCAACCGCAGCGCTGATGTTCTTCGCCATCAAGGCCACCATTGGTCTACGTGTGAGCAAGGAAGAGGAAGAGGCGGGCCTCGATATTGGTGAGCACGGTGTACTGGCCTATCCTGATTTGGTTGGCACACCGGCCGG